The following are from one region of the Andrena cerasifolii isolate SP2316 chromosome 1, iyAndCera1_principal, whole genome shotgun sequence genome:
- the Nahoda gene encoding DOMON-like domain-containing protein nahoda isoform X2 produces the protein MSLRTCPTMLVGLVLMVLAISYREVQGHVALTFPRARKYDLDFLDTARTPGPCGMPRGDVKTSLLSGSNFNVTWHLAYPHRGGFRLQILDALDRPLVDLTPVTKSSEFVEDDATAQNYAVQLPQNFTCTDCTIRLLREAEEWGASYRFWSCADIDIVDKTSYREDCSGHGRYLLSRCRCDRLYHGTRCEFKEECLDDSDCGIQGTCIDNGGTTAPTKQCYCNTGWFGPGCAKRNPIKTIDVGLDSYTMKKFSDSFTFYWRILKESKELEGVMVVNGTSWVGVGWRPSDLTPACRAFPDIQEKPRGEPLPQPEPKAEPEPESEPKAEPKPEPEPEPEPESGTQRSGTKRRSAKAHDLASLAATPRSDVDVTVQTSVTYRVSTKQGRKKRSPESVAPSTDGEPVAEPSTVDSTNTTPEPISEPKSEPEPTSEPEPKSEPEPKSEPEPKSEPEPKSEPEPKSEPEPKSEPEPKSEPEPKSEPEPASKAAPRFHSESISKAAARSHPEPISKAEPRSQTEPISNPEPSSAPEPEPSSEPEPKSEPEPKSEPEPKSEPEPSSEPEPKSEPEPSSEPEPKSEPEPKSEPEPKSEPEPSSEPEPKSEPEPSSEPEPKSEPEPSSEPEPKSEPEPTSEPEPKSEPTSEPEPISGPKSSATKAILPGPGHKFTPKQDFNPMDCTDIIIGSARGNSHRIGDYYTRDRSTPRKDEYWGGRDTLTAAMGFERDGVTTILFRRKLAANEPTDHEIVDGSMQVIWAKGQEPGKYVHHPPSGIEKAKVSVKDFYKPDELKYHGHGSQRGAVTMNFFAEKRRQEMSSNGNTTMQNGSCSGEWRYPRQCSPENGTCEYSIQWKYKGRKDELSFVISTTNTNAWTGVGFSDDEKMSQTDAVLGWVDDKSGRAFVMDTWISGYNAPLLDPSQDIYNTGGSKVDGVTTLKFSRKRITKDNRDLSFTDDHCLYMMYPVKGGIFNAVSKKIRKHNAVPVVSSERICIKSCGLEELDELTTPPPPRLRYDVEVKLVNLGDGFMAPTPGSPDFEVISNRISDSFGPVFEKLPGYYQIRLNQLQKDEDQNGVIARMDLFLDKNEVKGRSLKPLDTSAAAEKALKEALVTGKVGALSVDPQYLVVRAPRVNDLGGGDTDEESSFTSDLFLDVTKLYIVVGCVAALLALALLQASCTLYRSSRRRATKDRLIASNAWKDYASGANTNFAFEAFETEEKAPPPPVSSLPRHREMTSNGLTGTDTVEGPNRLMGPRATYSLPRAPGTRHTAPIQPGYYTQDRRDHYQRSKNNAHNPSSGVSTQPNQPDFYFMPSQRKYSGEVVRVYVDYGSQPQK, from the exons GCGATGTCAAGACTAGTTTACTGTCCGGGAGTAACTTCAACGTCACGTGGCATCTGGCTTACCCTCATCGA GGTGGATTTCGACTGCAAATCTTGGACGCCCTCGACAGGCCGCTGGTTGATTTGACTCCTGTGACTAAGAGCAGCGAGTTCGTAGAAGATGACGCCAC AGCACAGAATTACGCCGTGCAGTTACCACAAAATTTTACCTGCACCGATTGTACGATTCGACTTCTACGAGAAGCCGAAGAGTGGGGGGCCAGTTACCGATTTTGGTCTTGCGCTGATATCGAT ATCGTCGATAAGACGAGCTACAGAGAAGACTGCAGCGGTCACGGCCGATATCTCCTGAGTCGATGCAGATGCGATCGTCTGTATCACGGTACAAGGTGCGAATTTAAGGAAGAATGCCTGGACGACTCTGACTGCGGTATTCAGGGCACGTGCATCGACAATGGCGGCACGACCGCGCCCACCAAGCAATGCTACTGCAACACCGGCTGGTTCGGTCCTGGTTGCGCGAAGA GGAATCCAATCAAGACCATCGACGTGGGATTGGATTCCTACACGATGAAAAAGTTTTCGGACAGCTTCACGTTCTATTGGCGAATACTGAAGGAGAGCAAAGAACTCGAGGGCGTGATGGTAGTGAATGGAACAAGCTGGGTCGGTGTTGGCTGGCGACCGAGCGACCTGACTCCGGCTTGTCGAGCTTTCCCTGATATCCAAGAAAAACCAAGGGGAGAGCCGCTTCCACAGCCAGAGCCAAAAGCGGAACCGGAACCCGAATCCGAGCCGAAAGCAGAACCGAAGCCGGAGCCAGAGCCTGAACCGGAGCCGGAGAGTGGAACGCAGAGGTCCGGTACCAAGAGGAGATCAGCCAAAGCGCATGATCTAGCGTCCTTGGCGGCGACTCCTCGATCGGACGTCGACGTCACTGTGCAGACCAGCGTGACTTACAGGGTCAGCACGAAACAAG GGCGTAAGAAGAGATCTCCAGAATCAGTGGCCCCCTCTACAGACG GGGAACCCGTCGCCGAGCCGAGCACTGTCGACAGCACCAACACCACGCCTGAACCCATATCAGAGCCCAAATCTGAACCAGAACCCACGTCCGAGCCTGAACCCAAATCCGAGCCTGAACCCAAGTCTGAGCCTGAACCCAAGTCTGAGCCTGAACCCAAGTCTGAGCCTGAACCCAAGTCCGAGCCTGAACCCAAGTCCGAGCCTGAACCCAAGTCCGAGCCTGAACCAAAATCTGAACCAGAACCTGCTTCAAAAGCTGCACCGAG GTTCCATTCAGAATCCATCTCCAAAGCTGCAGCGAGATCCCATCCAGAACCTATCTCCAAAGCTGAACCTAGATCACAGACAGAACCCATTTCCAATCCAGAACCGAGCTCTGCGCCTGAACCGGAGCCCAGCTCAGAGCCAGAGCCGAAATCTGAACCTGAACCCAAATCTGAACCGGAGCCTAAATCTGAGCCAGAACCCAGTTCAGAACCAGAGCCTAAATCTGAGCCAGAACCCAGTTCAGAACCAGAGCCGAAATCTGAACCTGAACCCAAATCTGAACCGGAGCCTAAATCTGAGCCAGAACCCAGTTCAGAACCAGAGCCTAAATCTGAGCCGGAACCCAGTTCAGAACCAGAGCCTAAATCTGAGCCAGAACCCAGTTCAGAACCAGAGCCAAAGTCCGAACCGGAACCCACCTCCGAGCCAGAGCCAAAGTCTGAACCTACCTCGGAGCCAGAGCCGATTTCGGGCCCCAAGTCGAGCGCCACAAAAG CAATCCTGCCTGGACCAGGACACAAGTTCACGCCGAAGCAGGACTTCAATCCGATGGACTGCACCGACATCATAATAGGGTCAGCACGGGGTAACAGTCACAGGATCGGCGACTATTACACCAGAGACAGATCCACCCCCAGAAAGGACGAATATTGGGGTGGAAGAGATACCCTTACCGCAGCCATGGGCTTTGAACGCGACGGTGTCACCACCATACTCTTCCGAAGAAAATTAGCTGCGAACGAACCGACCGATCACGAAATCGTGGATGGTAGTATGCAGGTGATATGGGCGAAGGGGCAAGAACCTGGGAAGTATGTTCACCACCCGCCGAGTGGGATCGAAAAGGCCAAGGTCAGCGTGAAGGACTTCTACAAGCCCGACGAGCTGAAGTACCATGGACATGGTTCGCAGAGGGGCGCTGTGACGATGAACTTCTTCG CGGAAAAGAGGAGGCAAGAAATGAGCAGTAACGGCAACACAACGATGCAGAATGGAAGTTGCAGTGGCGAGTGGCGTTATCCTCGGCAATGCTCACCTGAAAATGGTACCTGCGAATACTCTATACAGTGGAAGTACAAGGGACGAAAG GATGAATTATCGTTCGTCATCTCCACCACCAACACGAATGCCTGGACCGGTGTTGGATTCTCCGATGATGAGAAAATG TCGCAAACAGACGCAGTGTTGGGTTGGGTGGACGACAAGTCGGGTCGAGCTTTTGTCATGGACACTTGGATCAGCGGATACAATGCCCCACTTCTCGATCCCTCTCAAGATATTTACAACACCGGTGGCAGCAAAGTGGATGGCGTAACGACTCTCAAGTTCTCGAGGAAGCGAATAACAAAGGACAATAGGGATCTCTCTTTTACGGACGATCACTGCTTGTACATGATGTACCCGGTGAAGGGAGGCATTTTCAACGCTGTCAGCAAGAAAATACGCAAACACAACGCTGTGCCTGTCGTCTCCTCCGAAAGGATATGCATAAAGTCCTGTGGCCTCGAAG AACTCGACGAGCTCACAACACCGCCGCCGCCAAGGCTACGCTACGACGTTGAAGTGAAGCTGGTGAACCTGGGCGACGGTTTCATGGCGCCCACTCCAGGCAGCCCTGACTTCGAAGTTATATCAAACAGAATATCCGACAGCTTCGGTCCAGTCTTCGAGAAACTACCGGGCTACTACCAAATTCGCCTGAACCAATTACAAAA GGATGAGGATCAGAACGGCGTTATCGCGCGCATGGATCTGTTCTTGGACAAGAACGAAGTGAAGGGCCGGTCGCTGAAACCATTGGACACTAGCGCAGCCGCGGAGAAGGCGTTGAAAGAAGCTCTGGTTACTGGGAAAGTCGGTGCACTTAGTGTCGATCCGCAGTACTTGGTCGTTAGAGCTCCTCGAG TAAACGACCTGGGTGGAGGAGACACGGATGAAGAATCATCATTCACGTCAGACCTGTTCCTGGACGTGACGAAGCTGTACATCGTCGTTGGGTGCGTTGCTGCGTTACTGGCGCTCGCCTTGCTGCAAGCAAGCTGCACCCTCTACAGATCTTCGAGAAGACGAGCGACGAAG GACCGCCTGATCGCCAGCAACGCGTGGAAAGACTACGCCTCGGGTGCCAACACGAACTTCGCCTTCGAGGCTTTTGAAACAGAGGAGAAGGCACCTCCACCGCCCGTCTCCAGCCTACCCCGTCACAGAGAGATGACCAGCAACGGTCTGACTGGTACAGACACGGTAGAAGGCCCCAACAGACTGATGGGGCCAAGGGCGACGTACAGTCTGCCGCGCGCGCCAGGCACGAGGCACACAGCACCCATCCAACCTGGTTACTACACCCAGGACCGCAGGGATCACTATCAGCGATCAAAGAACAACGCGCACAACCCGTCGAGCGGCGTGTCCACGCAGCCCAATCAGCCCGACTTCTACTTCATGCCCAGCCAGCGCAAATACAGCGGGGAGGTGGTGCGCGTGTACGTGGACTACGGCAGCCAACCGCAGAAGTAG
- the Nahoda gene encoding DOMON-like domain-containing protein nahoda isoform X3 — protein sequence MSLRTCPTMLVGLVLMVLAISYREVQGHVALTFPRARKYDLDFLDTARTPGPCGMPRGDVKTSLLSGSNFNVTWHLAYPHRGGFRLQILDALDRPLVDLTPVTKSSEFVEDDATAQNYAVQLPQNFTCTDCTIRLLREAEEWGASYRFWSCADIDIVDKTSYREDCSGHGRYLLSRCRCDRLYHGTRCEFKEECLDDSDCGIQGTCIDNGGTTAPTKQCYCNTGWFGPGCAKRNPIKTIDVGLDSYTMKKFSDSFTFYWRILKESKELEGVMVVNGTSWVGVGWRPSDLTPACRAFPDIQEKPRGEPLPQPEPKAEPEPESEPKAEPKPEPEPEPEPESGTQRSGTKRRSAKAHDLASLAATPRSDVDVTVQTSVTYRVSTKQGRKKRSPESVAPSTDGEPVAEPSTVDSTNTTPEPISEPKSEPEPTSEPEPKSEPEPKSEPEPKSEPEPASKAAPRSHSESVVKAAPRFHSESISKAAARSHPEPISKAEPRSQTEPISNPEPSSAPEPEPSSEPEPKSEPEPKSEPEPKSEPEPSSEPEPKSEPEPSSEPEPKSEPEPKSEPEPKSEPEPSSEPEPKSEPEPSSEPEPKSEPEPSSEPEPKSEPEPTSEPEPKSEPTSEPEPISGPKSSATKAILPGPGHKFTPKQDFNPMDCTDIIIGSARGNSHRIGDYYTRDRSTPRKDEYWGGRDTLTAAMGFERDGVTTILFRRKLAANEPTDHEIVDGSMQVIWAKGQEPGKYVHHPPSGIEKAKVSVKDFYKPDELKYHGHGSQRGAVTMNFFAEKRRQEMSSNGNTTMQNGSCSGEWRYPRQCSPENGTCEYSIQWKYKGRKDELSFVISTTNTNAWTGVGFSDDEKMSQTDAVLGWVDDKSGRAFVMDTWISGYNAPLLDPSQDIYNTGGSKVDGVTTLKFSRKRITKDNRDLSFTDDHCLYMMYPVKGGIFNAVSKKIRKHNAVPVVSSERICIKSCGLEELDELTTPPPPRLRYDVEVKLVNLGDGFMAPTPGSPDFEVISNRISDSFGPVFEKLPGYYQIRLNQLQKDEDQNGVIARMDLFLDKNEVKGRSLKPLDTSAAAEKALKEALVTGKVGALSVDPQYLVVRAPRVNDLGGGDTDEESSFTSDLFLDVTKLYIVVGCVAALLALALLQASCTLYRSSRRRATKDRLIASNAWKDYASGANTNFAFEAFETEEKAPPPPVSSLPRHREMTSNGLTGTDTVEGPNRLMGPRATYSLPRAPGTRHTAPIQPGYYTQDRRDHYQRSKNNAHNPSSGVSTQPNQPDFYFMPSQRKYSGEVVRVYVDYGSQPQK from the exons GCGATGTCAAGACTAGTTTACTGTCCGGGAGTAACTTCAACGTCACGTGGCATCTGGCTTACCCTCATCGA GGTGGATTTCGACTGCAAATCTTGGACGCCCTCGACAGGCCGCTGGTTGATTTGACTCCTGTGACTAAGAGCAGCGAGTTCGTAGAAGATGACGCCAC AGCACAGAATTACGCCGTGCAGTTACCACAAAATTTTACCTGCACCGATTGTACGATTCGACTTCTACGAGAAGCCGAAGAGTGGGGGGCCAGTTACCGATTTTGGTCTTGCGCTGATATCGAT ATCGTCGATAAGACGAGCTACAGAGAAGACTGCAGCGGTCACGGCCGATATCTCCTGAGTCGATGCAGATGCGATCGTCTGTATCACGGTACAAGGTGCGAATTTAAGGAAGAATGCCTGGACGACTCTGACTGCGGTATTCAGGGCACGTGCATCGACAATGGCGGCACGACCGCGCCCACCAAGCAATGCTACTGCAACACCGGCTGGTTCGGTCCTGGTTGCGCGAAGA GGAATCCAATCAAGACCATCGACGTGGGATTGGATTCCTACACGATGAAAAAGTTTTCGGACAGCTTCACGTTCTATTGGCGAATACTGAAGGAGAGCAAAGAACTCGAGGGCGTGATGGTAGTGAATGGAACAAGCTGGGTCGGTGTTGGCTGGCGACCGAGCGACCTGACTCCGGCTTGTCGAGCTTTCCCTGATATCCAAGAAAAACCAAGGGGAGAGCCGCTTCCACAGCCAGAGCCAAAAGCGGAACCGGAACCCGAATCCGAGCCGAAAGCAGAACCGAAGCCGGAGCCAGAGCCTGAACCGGAGCCGGAGAGTGGAACGCAGAGGTCCGGTACCAAGAGGAGATCAGCCAAAGCGCATGATCTAGCGTCCTTGGCGGCGACTCCTCGATCGGACGTCGACGTCACTGTGCAGACCAGCGTGACTTACAGGGTCAGCACGAAACAAG GGCGTAAGAAGAGATCTCCAGAATCAGTGGCCCCCTCTACAGACG GGGAACCCGTCGCCGAGCCGAGCACTGTCGACAGCACCAACACCACGCCTGAACCCATATCAGAGCCCAAATCTGAACCAGAACCCACGTCCGAGCCTGAACCCAAATCCGAGCCTGAACCCAAGTCTGAGCCTGAACCCAAGTCTGAGC CAGAACCTGCTTCAAAAGCTGCACCGAGGTCCCATTCAGAATCCGTCGTCAAAGCTGCACCAAGGTTCCATTCAGAATCCATCTCCAAAGCTGCAGCGAGATCCCATCCAGAACCTATCTCCAAAGCTGAACCTAGATCACAGACAGAACCCATTTCCAATCCAGAACCGAGCTCTGCGCCTGAACCGGAGCCCAGCTCAGAGCCAGAGCCGAAATCTGAACCTGAACCCAAATCTGAACCGGAGCCTAAATCTGAGCCAGAACCCAGTTCAGAACCAGAGCCTAAATCTGAGCCAGAACCCAGTTCAGAACCAGAGCCGAAATCTGAACCTGAACCCAAATCTGAACCGGAGCCTAAATCTGAGCCAGAACCCAGTTCAGAACCAGAGCCTAAATCTGAGCCGGAACCCAGTTCAGAACCAGAGCCTAAATCTGAGCCAGAACCCAGTTCAGAACCAGAGCCAAAGTCCGAACCGGAACCCACCTCCGAGCCAGAGCCAAAGTCTGAACCTACCTCGGAGCCAGAGCCGATTTCGGGCCCCAAGTCGAGCGCCACAAAAG CAATCCTGCCTGGACCAGGACACAAGTTCACGCCGAAGCAGGACTTCAATCCGATGGACTGCACCGACATCATAATAGGGTCAGCACGGGGTAACAGTCACAGGATCGGCGACTATTACACCAGAGACAGATCCACCCCCAGAAAGGACGAATATTGGGGTGGAAGAGATACCCTTACCGCAGCCATGGGCTTTGAACGCGACGGTGTCACCACCATACTCTTCCGAAGAAAATTAGCTGCGAACGAACCGACCGATCACGAAATCGTGGATGGTAGTATGCAGGTGATATGGGCGAAGGGGCAAGAACCTGGGAAGTATGTTCACCACCCGCCGAGTGGGATCGAAAAGGCCAAGGTCAGCGTGAAGGACTTCTACAAGCCCGACGAGCTGAAGTACCATGGACATGGTTCGCAGAGGGGCGCTGTGACGATGAACTTCTTCG CGGAAAAGAGGAGGCAAGAAATGAGCAGTAACGGCAACACAACGATGCAGAATGGAAGTTGCAGTGGCGAGTGGCGTTATCCTCGGCAATGCTCACCTGAAAATGGTACCTGCGAATACTCTATACAGTGGAAGTACAAGGGACGAAAG GATGAATTATCGTTCGTCATCTCCACCACCAACACGAATGCCTGGACCGGTGTTGGATTCTCCGATGATGAGAAAATG TCGCAAACAGACGCAGTGTTGGGTTGGGTGGACGACAAGTCGGGTCGAGCTTTTGTCATGGACACTTGGATCAGCGGATACAATGCCCCACTTCTCGATCCCTCTCAAGATATTTACAACACCGGTGGCAGCAAAGTGGATGGCGTAACGACTCTCAAGTTCTCGAGGAAGCGAATAACAAAGGACAATAGGGATCTCTCTTTTACGGACGATCACTGCTTGTACATGATGTACCCGGTGAAGGGAGGCATTTTCAACGCTGTCAGCAAGAAAATACGCAAACACAACGCTGTGCCTGTCGTCTCCTCCGAAAGGATATGCATAAAGTCCTGTGGCCTCGAAG AACTCGACGAGCTCACAACACCGCCGCCGCCAAGGCTACGCTACGACGTTGAAGTGAAGCTGGTGAACCTGGGCGACGGTTTCATGGCGCCCACTCCAGGCAGCCCTGACTTCGAAGTTATATCAAACAGAATATCCGACAGCTTCGGTCCAGTCTTCGAGAAACTACCGGGCTACTACCAAATTCGCCTGAACCAATTACAAAA GGATGAGGATCAGAACGGCGTTATCGCGCGCATGGATCTGTTCTTGGACAAGAACGAAGTGAAGGGCCGGTCGCTGAAACCATTGGACACTAGCGCAGCCGCGGAGAAGGCGTTGAAAGAAGCTCTGGTTACTGGGAAAGTCGGTGCACTTAGTGTCGATCCGCAGTACTTGGTCGTTAGAGCTCCTCGAG TAAACGACCTGGGTGGAGGAGACACGGATGAAGAATCATCATTCACGTCAGACCTGTTCCTGGACGTGACGAAGCTGTACATCGTCGTTGGGTGCGTTGCTGCGTTACTGGCGCTCGCCTTGCTGCAAGCAAGCTGCACCCTCTACAGATCTTCGAGAAGACGAGCGACGAAG GACCGCCTGATCGCCAGCAACGCGTGGAAAGACTACGCCTCGGGTGCCAACACGAACTTCGCCTTCGAGGCTTTTGAAACAGAGGAGAAGGCACCTCCACCGCCCGTCTCCAGCCTACCCCGTCACAGAGAGATGACCAGCAACGGTCTGACTGGTACAGACACGGTAGAAGGCCCCAACAGACTGATGGGGCCAAGGGCGACGTACAGTCTGCCGCGCGCGCCAGGCACGAGGCACACAGCACCCATCCAACCTGGTTACTACACCCAGGACCGCAGGGATCACTATCAGCGATCAAAGAACAACGCGCACAACCCGTCGAGCGGCGTGTCCACGCAGCCCAATCAGCCCGACTTCTACTTCATGCCCAGCCAGCGCAAATACAGCGGGGAGGTGGTGCGCGTGTACGTGGACTACGGCAGCCAACCGCAGAAGTAG